The genomic region CTGTGGGCGGGCCGGGTCACCGGTCTCAAATATGCCGCTGAGGCAGCTGCGCGAAAACAATCAAGCGAGAGGAAAGGGAAATGACGAGTATGACGGGCGAACCATCCATGGCGGACACCAACGCAAAGGCCGAGCGGGCCTATTATAAAGTCCATATCGAGGCACCGATCGAAACGGTCTGGAATGTGCTCGTGACGACGGATGAAGTGTTGCCATTCTTCTTTGGCGCCGTGTGCCGCACGCCCAATGGCCTGGCGCCCGGCGAGCCGATGGCCATGCAGACCAAGGATGGGAAGTTCGCCAGCGTCGTCGGCAAGGTGCTCGAATTTGATCCGCCGCACCGATATTCGCACACCATGATGTTCACCAACATGGACGATCCAGCGAGCACTGTGACCTATGAACTGAAAGAAGCGGATGGCGGCACGGAGTTCACCTTGATCACCGACAATGTTCCGGCGGGCACCAAATCGGAAAAATCCATGGCGCAGGGCGGCCCGTTCATCACGGCCAATCTCAAATCGCTGGTCGAAACCGGCAAGCCATTGATGAGCGGCCGGATGGTGATGATGCTCGGGCCTTTGATGGGCTGGTTCACACCGAAAGTCTGTCGCGCGGAGAACTGGCCCTTTGACCGGATCAGGGGGTTTTGAGGGCCATCATCCGCTCTTCCGTCACCCTGAACTTGTTTCAGGGTCCACCGCTCCATCGGCACCGGCATATCGGGATGATGGGTGGATGCTGAAACAAGTTCAGCATGACGATGCGATGAACTGCATTGAACAAAGGGAAACAGGGAAGAGGGAAATGGCTACACCGGAAGAACAAGCCGCATCGATGATTGCGAATATGCCGGAAAAGACGGGCAAACCGCTCGAAGACTGGGTGGCAATTGTCGCTAAAAGTGGCGCGGCCAAACATGGCGAGATCGTCAAACTGCTCAAGGCTGAGCATGGCATGACCCATGGTTTTGCGAACCTGGTCGCGCATAAGGCACGCGAGGCCGCTGACGGGGGCGGGGAGACTGATCTGGTCGCCAGCCAATATGCCGGACCGAAAGAAGCACTCCGGCCGATCTATGACGCTATTGCTGATTTTGTGGAATCGCTCGGATCCAATGCGGAGCTTGCGCCCAAGAAAAGCTATGTCAGCCTCAGGCGGTCCAAGCAGTTCGGCCTGGTCCAGCCAAGCACTCGCACCCGCGTAGATCTCGGGATAAATCTCAAGGATGTCGCGCCGGTTGGCCGCCTCGAATCCTCGGGCGGCTTTAACGCTATGGTCAGCCATCGAATTCGGTTGGAAAGTGCCGATGATGTGGATGACGAGGTCAGGGAATGGCTACGCATCGCGTACGAAAACGCATAGTTACAATCGCTTAATGATCCATTTCCGGAGTATTTCTCAACGGCTCGTTAACCAGGCCTATCAGCATAGTTTCAACTATGTTCGGCGATACTTCGCAGATGACAGTGATCTGGAGCCAATCGAGCTTTAAGATGGGGCCGTTTCCCTATCGGGCGCCGCGCAAGCCGTTGCTCGCCTATGCTGATATTTTCGGCGGCGGCAGGCATCTTGGTGCTGTCCAGTTGAACAATCTTTCAGCGGACGGCCTTGGCGGCAACGGATTGTCATATCGCTATTCGGAAACCTTGCAGGTCCAGCTGTCAGGCATCGGGCAGATCGGTGCCAAGCTGGTCTGGATTGATGGCATGAATTTCGGCCTCAAATTCGATGAGAAAATCCGCGTCGATGCGTTCGATCTCGGTGGCCCCAATTCGGGCGCACAGCCTTTTACCCTGACCCAGGTAACTGCCGGGCTCGGTCATCAGGATGATCACATCTTTCCTGATGTAGAAGGTGAGGGCTGTTTCGTGCGTACCGATGGCGGAAAAATCGACGTCAATCGCGGCTAGCATTCCGCCCGTCATTCCCGCGCAGGCGGAAATCGATAACGGCTTGCGCTGAGGCCTTCAGCAGGAGATTCCCGCCTGCGCGGGAATGACGCAATCAGGCCAACCCTGACACCCATAATCGCTACTGATGACGCGCTATGTCTACCGCCCCTTCCCAACCCCCTTATTTTTCCTCTAGATAGCGCAGAATTGGGAAGGCCCGGGGGGGCAAACAGGGGGGTGTTTCAATGGCGAATGACTTTTCGCAAGTCGAAGCATTTGCGGGACTGGACAAAAATGGGCTGGAAGCATTGCAGAATGCGGCCAAGCCAATCCCGGTCAAGGGCGGGGATTACCTTGTTCGCTACGGCGAAGAAGCCGACACGCTGTATCTCGTTTCGACGGGACGCTTCTATGTTCAGCTCCCCAATGGCCGCGTGGTTGCCGAGATTGGTGCCGGCGAACCGGTTGGCGAGCTCGCCTTCTTCTCTGGCGGCGTGCGAACGGCCGATGTCCGCGCCAGCCGCGACAGTACGGTCTATCTGCTGAGCCGCGCTGCCTATGATGAGGTGGTATCCGCGCATCCCGCAATCGCCGATGCGATTCTTGCGACAGTTTCGTCCCGCCTTGCCGTGGCCACACGATCGGCCAGTGCGATGGAAGCCAAGCCCGGCCGCGTCGTCGCACTGATCCCGGCGGCTGGATCAGCCTTGCCTGACGGGTTTGCCGATCGCCTCTGCGCGGCGCTGGGGCGTCATGATGAACCCCGCATGGTCAAATATTCCGATCGTCCCGACGGATTGTCCGCAGATAGTGAAGGCTTTGGCCGCTGGCTTGGGGAATTGGAGCGCAGCGCGAAACGCGTGATCCTGGTGGCCGGCGATGATCCGGAATGGGACCGGGCCATTACCCGCAACTCCGATGATCTGGTGATCGCCGCGCCGCTGTTCGATGAGCAATCCGAACGCAGCGAGCTGGAAGATTATGCGATTCCGCTATTCCTGCGGGCCAACCGGACGCTACTGCTGTGGCGCGACAAGGAAGCCCAGGAAATCGAAGGCAGCGGGCGCTGGCTCGATAGCCGCAATGTAAAGCTCCACCATCATATTCCGCTCGATAGCGAACCCGCCTTTGCGCGTGTCGGCCGCTTCATGGCCGGTTGCGCCAATGGTGTAGTGCTCGCCGGCGGCGGTGCGCTTGGTTGCGCGCATATCGGTGTGATGCAGGGATTGATCGAAAATGACATCCCGATCGACTTTTACGGCGGCACCAGTGCCGGTGCGGCAATGGGCGGTGCGCTTGCTCAGGGCCTGACTCCGGAACAGACGATCGTGCAAATGCAGGATATGTTTATCGCGAAAAAGGCGATGAAGCGGGTCACGGTGCCGGTGCACTCGATCCTCGATCCTCGGGTGTTCGATGAGCAGCTCGAGCTCAGATATGGCAATAAGGATATTGCCGATCTGCCGTATAATTTCTTCGGCGTATCGACCAACCTGTCGACCAACAGCGTCTATATCCATCGCCGCGGGCCGCTCTGGCATGCGGTGCGGGCATCGGGATCGCTGCCAACTATCCTGCCGCCCTTCATTACGCGCGAGGGCGATATCCTGGTCGATGGCGGGGTGCTCGACAATATTCCGGTCACGATCATGCGCGAAGCCAAGGCCGGCCCGAATGTCGTGGTCTCGCTGCGCTCAGATGCGGGCGAGGAATGGCGGCTTGAGACCAAATATAGTTCGCTGCGTTCGCGCGGAAAGCTGCTTGCCGATGTGATCTTCCGGCGCAAGCCCAAGCATGAATTCCCGAGTATCGTCGAGATCATGTCGCGATCGATGGTCGTCTCCAGTGCCAGTGCGGTGAACAGCAATCTCAGCCAGGCCGATGTGTTGCTGACCCCGCCGATCCCGGAAACCATGAAGATCCTCGACTGGCATCTCGGCCGCGATCTCAGCGAGTCCGCCCGCCAATATACAGCGCAACGGATCATGGAGCATGAGGCGCTCGGCGAAATGAAGGACGTGCTCTAGCCAAAAAAGAAGCGGGCATGCTGTGAGGCCGCCCGCTCCGAGGGGAGTAGCTCAGTGTTGCGTGCGGGCGATTACCGTGCCGGCGCCAGCTCGCCCGTTTCGCTCGCCTGTTCGGCGTCGGGCTTGGCAACCGACTTGGCAAATTCAGCGGCATATTCTGGATGCTCGGTGCCCATCAGCTTGTCCCACCAGGTGAAGTAGAAGCCATAATTATGCTTGAAGCTTCCCGAATGGTGGAGGTCGTGATGGGTCGTCGTGCTGATCCAGCGCGTCAGAGGAGTCTTCAGCCACCAGCGGGCATGCAGCTCCAGCCCGGCATGGCCCATCGCGTTGCGGATGATCATCAGGCCGAGGAAAGCGGAGATCACGGTTACCGGGGTCGGCACGAAGAGGAGCCAGATCGGCAGGAAGGCAAACATCACCAGCGCTTCGGGAACATCGAAGGCATAGGCAGCGAACGGCGTTGGGGTGACCGAGCGATGATGGAAGCGGTGGAAGGTCTTGAACAGCTTGGGATGGTGCATCATCCGGTGCGTCCAGTAGAAATAGGCGTCATGGCCGACCAGGATCGCGGCAAAAAGGCCAAGATCGATGGCCCAGCCATAGCTGCCACGAATATCGTAGAAGATGCCGACCTGGTCACCCGCGACTACGAAGATGCCCATGAAGACAAATATCGCACAGCTGCGCAGCGAGGCGAAGAACTCGCGGCGATAATCGGCCGAGCTTGCCACCCGGTCCTGGATCTGGCGATAGGCCCAGCCCGTCCGCTTGGCGGCCCAGACAATCGCGGCGATCAGGGTGGCGGCAATAATGTAGCGGCCAAAATCGAACAGGATCATATTGGGCAATGCGCCGATGCCGATCTGGATCGGCTCAGGCAGCAGGGCAAAAATCGGGTCGGTCGGCATTGGGGCTCTCCCATGTGAATTGGTGGAGCCGTTATGCCGCTAGACGGGTAGTGATTCTCGCCCGGATCGGAACCAGGCTAGCCGGATTTCGAAATCGGCTAGAGACTAACGCACTGAAATAATGCGATTATCGGATATTGGCCCGATTATTCGCTGGATGGTCCGTCAAAGGAGAGCAAATCGCCGGGCTGGCAGTGGAGCTCCCGGCAAATTGCTTCCAGGGTCGAAAAGCGGATCGCCTTGGCCTTGCCGGTTTTCAGGATTGAGAGATTGGCGATGGTGATCCCGACGCGATCGGCGAGCTCGGTCAGCGTCATCCGATTGTCGTGGAGCAGATCGTCGAGCTTGACGGTGATTGTCATTATACCGTCCCCTCGAGATCATCGCGCATCTCGGCGCCCCGTTCGAATACCCGGGCGAGGACGAACAGGACCAGCGCGAGGACGAAGCCGCCCAGATCAAGGTCGAGGCCGCTGGGTTGGCCGGATATCTCGTCCATCCGCGCCTCAAGGAATATCACCGGC from Parasphingopyxis sp. CP4 harbors:
- a CDS encoding patatin-like phospholipase family protein, translating into MANDFSQVEAFAGLDKNGLEALQNAAKPIPVKGGDYLVRYGEEADTLYLVSTGRFYVQLPNGRVVAEIGAGEPVGELAFFSGGVRTADVRASRDSTVYLLSRAAYDEVVSAHPAIADAILATVSSRLAVATRSASAMEAKPGRVVALIPAAGSALPDGFADRLCAALGRHDEPRMVKYSDRPDGLSADSEGFGRWLGELERSAKRVILVAGDDPEWDRAITRNSDDLVIAAPLFDEQSERSELEDYAIPLFLRANRTLLLWRDKEAQEIEGSGRWLDSRNVKLHHHIPLDSEPAFARVGRFMAGCANGVVLAGGGALGCAHIGVMQGLIENDIPIDFYGGTSAGAAMGGALAQGLTPEQTIVQMQDMFIAKKAMKRVTVPVHSILDPRVFDEQLELRYGNKDIADLPYNFFGVSTNLSTNSVYIHRRGPLWHAVRASGSLPTILPPFITREGDILVDGGVLDNIPVTIMREAKAGPNVVVSLRSDAGEEWRLETKYSSLRSRGKLLADVIFRRKPKHEFPSIVEIMSRSMVVSSASAVNSNLSQADVLLTPPIPETMKILDWHLGRDLSESARQYTAQRIMEHEALGEMKDVL
- a CDS encoding helix-turn-helix transcriptional regulator, giving the protein MTITVKLDDLLHDNRMTLTELADRVGITIANLSILKTGKAKAIRFSTLEAICRELHCQPGDLLSFDGPSSE
- a CDS encoding DUF4287 domain-containing protein, encoding MATPEEQAASMIANMPEKTGKPLEDWVAIVAKSGAAKHGEIVKLLKAEHGMTHGFANLVAHKAREAADGGGETDLVASQYAGPKEALRPIYDAIADFVESLGSNAELAPKKSYVSLRRSKQFGLVQPSTRTRVDLGINLKDVAPVGRLESSGGFNAMVSHRIRLESADDVDDEVREWLRIAYENA
- a CDS encoding SRPBCC domain-containing protein, producing the protein MTSMTGEPSMADTNAKAERAYYKVHIEAPIETVWNVLVTTDEVLPFFFGAVCRTPNGLAPGEPMAMQTKDGKFASVVGKVLEFDPPHRYSHTMMFTNMDDPASTVTYELKEADGGTEFTLITDNVPAGTKSEKSMAQGGPFITANLKSLVETGKPLMSGRMVMMLGPLMGWFTPKVCRAENWPFDRIRGF
- a CDS encoding sterol desaturase family protein — translated: MPTDPIFALLPEPIQIGIGALPNMILFDFGRYIIAATLIAAIVWAAKRTGWAYRQIQDRVASSADYRREFFASLRSCAIFVFMGIFVVAGDQVGIFYDIRGSYGWAIDLGLFAAILVGHDAYFYWTHRMMHHPKLFKTFHRFHHRSVTPTPFAAYAFDVPEALVMFAFLPIWLLFVPTPVTVISAFLGLMIIRNAMGHAGLELHARWWLKTPLTRWISTTTHHDLHHSGSFKHNYGFYFTWWDKLMGTEHPEYAAEFAKSVAKPDAEQASETGELAPAR